The following nucleotide sequence is from Anopheles stephensi strain Indian chromosome 3, UCI_ANSTEP_V1.0, whole genome shotgun sequence.
ATTTATCCTTAAATGTGTAAGAAAGccattacaaaacaaaaatcggtgCCTAATTATCATCCTAACAGTAGTAGTTGCAATAGTAGTTGCAGTATTACTAATAGTAGTTGTAATAGTAGTAGCGTGCGTGTGAATATACACATTAAAACACAATAAACACGACAGCGAACGGAgaataaaaatagaacaaaaagaaaaaacaaaaagaactcTAAGCTACATATGTATAATCATTATCAAAAAGGCATCAAAAGTGCATtcgacacgcacgcacacgcacacgcacattgTAGCACCAACGAGATGGGGATGATCGGAGGGATTGTGCCTCCGTTTCAATGTTAAACGGTCAGAATCACATTCACTTTTACATCCACCAATGTCCACTTGGAGCTGTCTTACGAGTCTCGTACGAGTGCCGACTGTGCACTGACTACAAATCGTTATCCTCCCCCCGGTTGGTCGGTCGTGGTGTGTACCTGTAAATTGGTACTGCACTACTGTATACTTGCTAGCTGACCAAGCGCTCACAATCCCGCTCGGTTAAAAACGGGCCCAAATTATCTAAATTACTGTACTAATTAGCGTCCGTAAAGAAaatttgaattgaattgaatttgaaagtacgaaaccaataaaaatatgtaaacAGAAATAAAGAGAACTTATCACTTATCAGCACTCACTATGTTCTGATCGCTCATAGCATTTAGAGCCATTTAGGGGTCAGTCTGCGGTGTGGTTGAAGCCTTCCTCGGACCtttcggttgttgctgttcgaGTGTTTCAAGCATTCCGCACGGAAGCTTCGTTACTGATGGGCCTTTGGGCaatattcacacacacacatacacaatcaACAGCACGGCAATAGTCGTGGCAAAggtatgcttttgtttttcgcatCGCCGGCAATTCACTTCCTGCCACAGAAGAGCGACGGGGACGGGTGGCAGTAGCTGCAGAACACTCTCACGCGTTGCTTTGCTGGTCTAGATGGCCCGTTTCTGATGCGCATCGTGCACCGTTTTAAGATTTCCAATTGTTTTGTCTACTGTTGCTCGGCCCCGGATTGGACTGTGATAGCATCTCCTGGTACTGGCGCTGCAGCTCCAGCGCACGCTGCATTTCGGCGAGCGATGAACCTTTACCGGCAGCCGATAGTGAAGCTTGGAAGAAGGAAAGGAGTTGATCAGTTACACCTGACACTGACGgtcgggcacacacacacacacggtggtcGGCTGTATTAACTTACCAGCTGCTTGTGCCATCGCCAGCTGGTAGGAGTAGAGAAGGGGCGAAAATTGCATCATTTGCGCCTGTAAGCTGTTCATGTTAAGGTTGCTCGTTTGAAGATTTTGCTGCAGTCCTGTAGGAAAAGAGAAAGCGTATTAGTGTCAACTGATACGGGTTACGGGGTTTTTATGTTACTTTACTTTACGAAAGCAAAAAGCgattgttgcctttttttgcatGGTAATGAACCCTGTAAACGACCAGCATCACGGAGGACAAATCACTTGATCCGCCCGCCACAAGCTTACCTCTGAAAAGCTGCTGATGTAGGGCCTGCACGGCGGCCGCTGCTGCGGTAGAATTGCTGAGATTGGCCAAATTGCCCAAACTGCCAAAGTTCCCGAGCGCACCGAGCTGCCCCAAACCACCGAGCCCGGCCAGCGCGGTAAGCTGTGCGGCGGCTGCTTCGGCCGTCGCGTTTGCCGTTGCACTGTGCCGGCTGGAGCGGGAGCTGGACGCGGGTGGCGGTGTCTGATGCTGGTTCGGTGGTGTTGGCGTCGGCCGTGGCGTCGGTGTCGGTGTTTTCGATTTCGAGGGCGCCTGTGACTGCAGATGGGCCGCATGCAGCTGGtgcagatgatgatggcggctttgctgctgctgctgctgctgctgctgctgctgtgcctgctgctgttcctgcagttgctgtagctgctgctgttgaagctgctgctgtagctgctgctgttgctgctgctggagctgctgttgctgcagctgctggagTTGAGCCTGCTGTTGGCGCAATTGTTCCTGCTGCTCCTTCTGACGCTGTTGCCGCTCCTGCCGTTCCTGCTGGGCAgcggccgctgctgctgctgcggctgcggctgcctgctgctgctgctgctgctgctgcagatgtTGCAGTGCGACCTGTTGAGCTTGGGCCTGCTGTTGGGCTTGCTCCAGCTCGCGCAACTCGCGCTGCTCACGCAAACCGGGGGTTGAGGAGGGTGTCGGGTGGATTTCGACCGGCGACGGGCTGCTTTGGGCGGCCAGCCGGGCCTCAATTTCCTGCTCCTGCTGCAACGCCTTCACGAACGCCGTCTTCAGGCGGTTCGTGTGTTCGGCcttcagtgccttcttcacgtTGCTCGTCACGCACTGCTCGCAAATAACTTTCGGATCCTTGCCACCGACTGCAACGTCCGGATGTTTatggaaaagaaacaaaagaaaaccccacACAAGGAATCGTTAGAAATGGTTGTGTTCTGCAGCGCTCACGCGTCAAAGCGTTGATGGTGAGCGCCACGGAACATAGAAAAACCCCGTGCGGGCTGTGGAGGGTGACATAAAaggaaacaacacaaaacctgGACTGTTCTGAAAAGTGGGATTTCCTCTTTTACCCTGTTTCTCCCATTTCCAGACGGGCGTAAAATCGATCTTGCACTGCGCACACCGGTACGGTTGCTGCGGTGGGTTCGGTTTTTTGTCCTTCGTCAGATAGTCCACCACGTGCTCGAGCCCGAGCAGATACACGAACTCGATGTTGCTCGGGTTCGGCACAAAGTGCATCTCCGGCGGTGGCGGTTTCGGTGGTGGGATCTGGAAGACAGATTAATCGTAAGCGTAAGGTCAAACAAAACGGCTCGAAACACACTCTCGGTCGGAAAAGGAATATCCTACCTGAAGCAACGTTTTCTCCAGCTGTTTGCGCAAAGCCAACTTCGCGGACGCTTGCCGTTGGGCTTGGCTCTGCGGGTCCTCTCGCGTTGATTGGTCACGATCGCGCTACACAGttagaggggggggggggggaaaaaccAGAACAGCGAAACATCGTTAGAATTTGAAAGCGTGCTCGTCCTATGTTGACGAGCCGACGTTATCTTTCCATGAGTCACGGGAGGGTCTTATCAGCTTGAGGCGTGTTTTTATGCGGGGCAAACAGGCAAATTAATAGCTTCAAAGTCATGGcatgaaatcaatttcacGAAACGCACTGCTTAAATGATGGAACAGAAGTAAAAGTTACTTATTATTGGAAATATCGTATAGCAATGTCCATCTTACTCAGGATCTTCTCTACTAAAAATCCTTAGCCAACGCCTGACGGGTGCCCATCATCTAACCCGTGTTTGATCGAATCGAGTCCCGAAATCGATTTTAAACGGCGATCATGATTTGTCGCACGATCGCCAACCTCTTCGCGCGACGATTGAGCTGTGCGATAGTACGAgtaaatattcaaacattgttcCTCCACTGTCGAGCCTATAGCTGCTTCCAATCAACTGATAACGCTGACAACAGTTTTGGTCAGTAAttacacaacaaacacacaagtgACAACGGGAAGCTGAAGAGGATCGCGCGGGTGAAGGTTTTATCCGAAATACCCAGATAACAATACACTGTCTAGTATGCTGATGTACGACGACGCTATGCTTGATGCTATGGACCGTTACATGGAAGAAATTGGTTCCAAAGCCCCTTCTAACAGTAGCTATGATGATGTGCTGTGCTTCAAGGTCATCTTTAAGTTGTTTATTAGTGTGcctaataaaagaaaacatagcacaataagcacacaaaaaatagaaggtgttttgtttggttttgataGTGCCAGCAAAAGCACAAACATAAAAGACTTTAGCAACATAATTAAGATATCATCTCCAACTTCCAACATCATTTGGTTGAAATCTGATGAGGTCTACCGATCGGAATACAGACACACATCCGATCAGAACGATATGTGCTTGGTTGGT
It contains:
- the LOC118512806 gene encoding putative mediator of RNA polymerase II transcription subunit 12 isoform X2, with product MERMEVDDSAVVDLSLGSGRSSITITPSTARDLRALAKNSGLTITPALPPVSSSHGVNPGGGGGGGGGGVGGGSALSPVTPTVSSGGGGLGGSTSGIGGEAGTTSPIPGRRVLRPRTEVKSYAEVPDIVLLPAKVNGRSQNGSTGGGGGGTGSVTAGLSESEDEEMPPVYPIKELTAAEICERERGLRKLREELRSEETKLVLLKKLKQSQQVMMKENLIVTPSNTNLPNPLASIPASLTKGSLSVTPTNAVPLPAHSKSSSSSKPISNPVNNRGSPLNITPVPKVSLSQRPSLPGGATLTPSSPGQRLPIGLGRAASNLIITPSVTITPTNAPTAAMKQRNSQNLGQLSSSVSITPTPPIPAQISCTTVEPVSLKRDRDQSTREDPQSQAQRQASAKLALRKQLEKTLLQIPPPKPPPPEMHFVPNPSNIEFVYLLGLEHVVDYLTKDKKPNPPQQPYRCAQCKIDFTPVWKWEKQVGGKDPKVICEQCVTSNVKKALKAEHTNRLKTAFVKALQQEQEIEARLAAQSSPSPVEIHPTPSSTPGLREQRELRELEQAQQQAQAQQVALQHLQQQQQQQQAAAAAAAAAAAAQQERQERQQRQKEQQEQLRQQQAQLQQLQQQQLQQQQQQQLQQQLQQQQLQQLQEQQQAQQQQQQQQQQQSRHHHLHQLHAAHLQSQAPSKSKTPTPTPRPTPTPPNQHQTPPPASSSRSSRHSATANATAEAAAAQLTALAGLGGLGQLGALGNFGSLGNLANLSNSTAAAAAVQALHQQLFRGLQQNLQTSNLNMNSLQAQMMQFSPLLYSYQLAMAQAAASLSAAGKGSSLAEMQRALELQRQYQEMLSQSNPGPSNSRQNNWKS
- the LOC118512806 gene encoding putative mediator of RNA polymerase II transcription subunit 12 isoform X1, producing the protein MERMEVDDSAVVDLSLGSGRSSITITPSTARDLRALAKNSGLTITPALPPVSSSHGVNPGGGGGGGGGGVGGGSALSPVTPTVSSGGGGLGGSTSGIGGEAGTTSPIPGRRVLRPRTEVKSYAEVPDIVLLPAKVNGRSQNGSTGGGGGGTGSVTAGLSESEDEEMPPVYPIKELTAAEICERERGLRKLREELRSEETKLVLLKKLKQSQQVMMKENLIVTPSNTNLPNPLASIPASLTKGSLSVTPTNAVPLPAHSKSSSSSKPISNPVNNRGSPLNITPVPKVSLSQRPSLPGGATLTPSSPGQRLPIGLGRAASNLIITPSVTITPTNAPTAAMKQRNSQNLGQLSSSVSITPTPPIPAQISCTTVEPVSLKRDRDQSTREDPQSQAQRQASAKLALRKQLEKTLLQIPPPKPPPPEMHFVPNPSNIEFVYLLGLEHVVDYLTKDKKPNPPQQPYRCAQCKIDFTPVWKWEKQGKRGNPTFQNSPVGGKDPKVICEQCVTSNVKKALKAEHTNRLKTAFVKALQQEQEIEARLAAQSSPSPVEIHPTPSSTPGLREQRELRELEQAQQQAQAQQVALQHLQQQQQQQQAAAAAAAAAAAAQQERQERQQRQKEQQEQLRQQQAQLQQLQQQQLQQQQQQQLQQQLQQQQLQQLQEQQQAQQQQQQQQQQQSRHHHLHQLHAAHLQSQAPSKSKTPTPTPRPTPTPPNQHQTPPPASSSRSSRHSATANATAEAAAAQLTALAGLGGLGQLGALGNFGSLGNLANLSNSTAAAAAVQALHQQLFRGLQQNLQTSNLNMNSLQAQMMQFSPLLYSYQLAMAQAAASLSAAGKGSSLAEMQRALELQRQYQEMLSQSNPGPSNSRQNNWKS